Genomic segment of Steroidobacter denitrificans:
TATTGAAGGATGCTCCGACTTCGTTCGGGCCGTTCAGTCCCGAGAATTTCGATGGCCGCTTCATGGGGCCGATTACCGCAACCGATGCGCTGATCCGTTCGCGTAACGTACCAGCGGTGGCCTTGTCGGCACAACTCGCACGACCCAGCCTGTATGAATTTCTACGCAGCGCGGGGATTTCGCGGATGGCGAGCGAACGCCATTATGGACTGGCGCTGGCGTTGGGCGGGGGCGAGGTGACGATGGAGGAACTGGCGGTGTTGTATGGAGCACTCGCGAATCGCGGCCGCCTGGCACCGCTGCGCTATCTGGCGCATGAGCCCCTACGCACAGCACCGCGCGTCTTGTCCGAGGAGTCGAGCTTCATGACGCTCGAAATGCTCAAGAACACACCTCGCCCGGACGACCTCGCCGCGCCCCGACACAGCACCATGCCGGTCGGCTGGAAGACCGGCACCTCCTGGGGTTTTCGCGATGCCTGGACGGCCGGCGTGCTGGGGTCCTACGTACTGGTCGTATGGCTGGGCAACTTCGATGGCCAGGGCAATCCGGCATTCGTGGGAATCCAGGCTGCGGCGCCGCTGTTTTTTCGTCTGGTCGATGCGCTCGCCGCGAACAAAAGGCTCGTCGAGCCGGCATATCGCCAACCGCCGCGGCTGGCACGCGTCGAGGTGTGCGGCGCGTCGGGTGATCTGCCGAATGCAGAATGCCCGCAGATCGCCTCTGCATGGTACATCCCGGGCGTCTCGCCGATCCGGGTGAGCCAGATACACCGCCGCGTCTGGATCGACACACGCACCGGCTATCAAGTCTGTCCGCCGTACGATCCGCGGTATACGCGCAGTGAAGTATTCGAGTTCTGGCCCACGGATCTGCAGCTGTTGTTCGCTCAGGCGGGGATGCCGCGCCGCCGCCCGCCGCCGGGAGCGGCTTGCAGGCGCGACGCAGCAGGCGGAACGCCGCCGCGTATCACCTCGCCGGTCACGGCGGTAACTTATGCAGTGCCGGTCGACCGAATCGGCAAACAACCTATTCCGCTGGCCGCGGACGCAGACGGCGAGGTACAGCGCCTGCATTGGTTTGTCGATGACAGCTATGTCGGTACAGGCTCGCCGGGGGTGGCGCTGCCCTGGAGGCCGGCGCGCGCGGGAAGATACCTGGTACGAGCGGTGGACGATCAGGGCCGAGCCGACAGCCGGGAGCTGAGCCTCGCCCTGGTCAGATGAGGCCTCGCCGAACCCGGTTATCCGGCAGGCACTCCCGGCACAGGATCCAGCGGTCGCTGCAGCTTCAGAGCGCTGCAGCAGCCCGCCGGCGCCTCGACGATGCCTGCATGCGGGTTATCGGCGATTTCGATGTCGTAATGCCCGATCCGATCAAGCCGTAGATAGATCTACCGATGTATCGGCAACCTCCGCAGGGCGGCCTTGCGGGCCGCTTCGAACTCATCGCCCGGTACCCAGGCGGGCATTTCATCCGCGTTTGCGACATTCAGGCCGACATAGAAGCCGAGCTGCGCATCTTCGATCATGCCGTCGAAATTCCAGCTGTCGTCGATTTCGTCCGAGGGCTGGTGATAATGCTCTCTCTCGTAGCGCTCGTGCTGTTCCTTGCCCCAGCCGTCCGGCTTGCCGATGATGTCGGTGCCGGCATCCAGATACAGGGCGGGTACGCCGATTCTGGCGAAATTGAACTGGTCGGAGCGATAGAAAAACCCACGGTCGGGAAACTGATCCGGAGTCACGACGCGATCCTGAAACCGGGCGACGGCTTCGACATAGTCATCCAGCGTCGATTTTCCCTTACCCACGTAAATGACATCCCTGGCGTGGCCCCAGATGTTGCCGCCATCGAAGTTGATGTTGGCCGCCATTCTGCCAGGCTCGACCGTGGGGTGTTCGGCATAGTAGCGCGAACCCAGCAGGCCCTGCTCCTCGGCCGCTACGAACAACAGCATCACGGAGCGGCGCGGCGGTTCGGGCAACGCCGCGAACGACTTACCGATCGCCAGCAGCTGTGCGACACCGGAAGCATTATCCAGCGCGCCGTTATAGATCCTGTCGCCATTGGCGTCGGGCGCACCGATCCCCAGATGATCGTGATGCGCTGTGTAGATGACGTATTCTTCTTTCAACTTCGGATCGCTGCCCTCGAGCACACCATAAACGTTGGCCGTCGTGGAACGATTGAGGGTATTCGTAAATTCCAGGGAAGTCTTGACGCCCAGCGAAACCGGCATGAAATCCTTGGACTTCGCAGCCTGGATCAACTGCTCCAGGTCCCATCCACCGAACTTCACCAGCTCGCGCGAGGCCTCTTCGGTGAGCCAGCCCTGCACCTGGATGCGGGGACCGCCTTCGTCCGGCAACTCGACCTGTTCGCCGGTCCATGAGGTCTGCACGACCTGGAACGGATAGCCGGCGGACGGCGTGGTGTGGATGATGATCGCTCCCGCGGCCCCCTGACGGGCGGCACTTTCATACTTGTAGACCCAGCGTCCGTAATACAGACGGGTATCACCGGCAAATAATGTTGGATCCCAGTCAGGATCATTATTGAGCATCAACAGAACCTTGCCGGTGAGATCCTGACCCTTGAAATCATCCCAGTCATATTCGGGCGCCTGGATGCCGTAACCCACAAAGACGACCTCCGCATCCTGGATCGCGCCCTTGCCGGCTTGCACACCGCTGCCCGCGATGTATTGATCCCACCATTTGAAGGACAGGCTTCCGCCGTCCTTGTGGAAGATCCATTGCTTGGGCATCTGCGTGGTGACGCCGACGACATCGAACCTCTGTTGCCAGCCGCCATCTTTGCCGCCCGCGGAGAAACCAATCTGTTGCAACTGTTTCACCAGATATTCGCGGGTCTTCACATCGGCCGGCGTCGCAGGGCCGCGGCCCTCGAACGCATCGGAAGACAAGGTGACGATCCAATCGCGCAGATCATCGACACTGATCTGTCCGGCCGCCGTGCTGGCTTGCGCGGAAACGGCAACTGCCTGGGGACCGGGTACGGGTGCAGGTTCGTGGCGTTTGCACGCACCGAGCGAAATGGCAAGTATCGCCAGCGCACTCAAGAGCCGAGGACGACGAAGCTCTGTATACATCTTGATTCCCGACCGAATGACTACGTTGCGAACTCTACACCAGATGCGGAGCCGGCCCCGGCCGCCCCGCCGCCAAGCCAGCCGCCTTACCCGATGCATGCTCACTTACCCCACCCGACTCTCTCCACCACTGGACCGAAGTCCCGCTCATGGCCCTCTAGCGTCGTGCATCAGGAGAAATGCACGACGCTAGAGGGCCATGAGCGGGCTTCAACCACGGAACGATATCGAACAACTCTATAATATGCATGGCATGCCTCCCGCCGCACGTAAGTTACCCCGCGATTTCTACGCCCGCGACACCCTCAAGGTGGCTCGTGAGCTGCTGGGCATGCACCTGGTTCATGTCGGACCGGCCGGCCGCCAGGTCGGGCGGATCGTGGAGACCGAGGCCTACCAGGGGCCGCTGGATCTGGCTGCTCATTCTTCTCGCGGCCGCACCGCGCGCACCGACGTCATGTTCGGTCCGCCGGGACATGCCTATGTCTACCTGATCTATGGCTTTTGGAACTGCCTCAATGTGGTGGCCGCCGCCGAGGGCACGCCTCACGCCATCCTGCTGCGGGCCCTGGAACCGGTGGAAGGCACGACCGGCACCACCCATGGGCCGGGACTGTTGTGCCGGGCGCTGCACATCGACCGCAGCCTGAATCGCACCGACCTGTTGGGTCGGACGCTGTGGATCGAGCGGCCGGCGGACTATCGGATGCCACGCGTATCGCGCAGTCCTCGCATCGGCGTGAACTATGCCGGCGCCTGGGCGCGCAAACCCTGGCGTTTTTTCGATCGGGATTCGCCCTACGTCTCCACCGTCACGGCTGCAGCTCGCCGCAAAGCCCTGGCACGCGCCGCTCCATGAGCGTCTCACGGGCCAGCCCCGCGTCCTGTTGCCATGCACCGTGATTCATGGCCCAACCTGCTAGAATGCAAGGTTCTTCTTTAATTGTGCGCCATTTTCCGGCGCGGACTGGCCCCTCCAGGACAGGACCTCCACATCATGCTGGCCGCACAAAACCTGTTCTCCTACCGCAAGTATTGGCCGGCCCGCTTCGGACCGGCACCCTTCCTGCCTATCTCACGCCTGGAAATGGACGCACTCGGCTGGGACAGTTGCGACATCATCATCGTGACCGGCGACGCCTACGTCGATCATCCCAGCTTCGGGATGGCCATCATCGGGCGCGTGCTGGAAGCCCAAGGGTTCCGGGTGGGCATCATCGCCCAGCCTAACTGGCACTCCACGGCCGACTTCGAGCGATTGGGCAAGCCGAATCTGTATTTCGGCGTGACCGCAGGCAACATGGATTCGATGGTGAACCGCTACACCTCGGACCGCCGCGTACGCAGCGACGATGCCTATACGCCCGATGGTCAGGGCGGCCGACGGCCTGACCGTTCGGTCATCGTGTATTCGCAGCGAGTCCGTGAAGCCTACGCCGATACACCCATCGTGATCGGCGGCATCGAGGCCAGCCTGCGCCGCATCGCGCATTTCGACTATTGGTCGGAAACGCTGCGACGCTCGCTCCTGCTGGACTCCAAGGCCGATCTGCTGGTGTACGGCAACGGCGAACGCCAGATCGTCGAGATTGCCCATCGGCTGGCCAAGGGCGAGTCCATCGACACCATCACAGACCTGCGGGGCACCGCTTTCGCGCGGCGCACCCTGCCGGAGGGCTGGACCGAAATCGACTCCACCTCGATCGACGAACCCGGTCGGCTGAGTCCGCCGATCGATCCCTACGCGGTGAAGCGTGATACAGCGGCCGGCACCCCGGCGCCCGCAACCAAGGTGGCGCACCTGCACCGGCAGATCCCCGGTCCGGCGCGCAAGGAATCATATATCCGCATACCGTCCTTCGAAGCGGTGCGCAACGATGCAGTCTTGTATGCTCACGCCTCGCGCATCCTGCACATGGAAGCGAACCCCGGCAACGCCCGCGCACTCGTGCAGCGGCACGGAAATATCGATGTGTGGCTGAACCCGCCGCCGATTCCGCTGACTTCCAAGGAAATGGATGCGATCTACGATCTGCCGTATCAACGGGTACCGCACCCTTCCTACGGTCAGCGCAAGATCCCGGCCTACGAAATGATCCGCTTCTCGGTCACCATTCAGCGGGGTTGTTTCGGCGGCTGCACGTTCTGTTCCATCACCGAGCATGAAGGACGCATCATCCAAAGCCGCTCGGAGGACTCGATCGTCCGTGAAATCGAGTCGATGCGCGATACGATGCCGGGATTCACCGGCGTCATCTCGGATCTGGGCGGACCCACCGCCAACATGTATCGTCTGGCATGCAAGTCACGCGAGATCGAGTCGGCCTGCCGCCGACCATCCTGCGTCTACCCGCGCGTCTGCCCGAACATGAGCACGGACCACACGGCGCTGATCAAGCTTTACCGCAAGGCCCGTTCCCTGCCAGGCATCAAGAAGGTGCTGATCAGTTCGGGCGTACGCTACGACCTTGCGGTGGAATCGCCGCAATACGTCAAGGAACTGGTGCAACATCATGTGGGCGGCTATCTCAAGATCGCTCCCGAGGCGATCAGCGAGGGTCCGCTGTCGAAAATGATGAAACCGGGCATAGGAACCTATTTCCGGTTCAAGGAATTATTCGACCAGTATTCCAAGGAAGCAGGGAAGGAACAATATCTCATCCCCTATTTCATCGCCG
This window contains:
- the pbpC gene encoding penicillin-binding protein 1C, whose translation is MRARGIAFLTCAVALLIAAAGVRYWPREPLAAHIPSSTAIFDRNGKLLRLTLAGDQQYRLWTPLETVSAQFIEALLLHEDRHFYRHPGFDPVALLRAAAASCSGDVRVGGSTITMQLARLLYGLNTRSVPGKLEQIARALILELRYSKRDLLEAHLNLMPYGGNIQGVGAASLVYFGKPAARLDLAEALSLVLIPQSPARRAPAAQEPAELRAARMRLFDRWLKQHPRDADKRQYIAQSMRYGQLNDLPFAAPHFTDQILRRVRADGVAAHAGEFSGGSPRGLATSIPDEHVLVTTLDASLQNLVQKVLTGYVRERRDLGIHNAAALLVDYRDLSVRALVGSADFFSADISGQVNGTQAKRSPGSALKPFIYALAIDQGLIHPLTVLKDAPTSFGPFSPENFDGRFMGPITATDALIRSRNVPAVALSAQLARPSLYEFLRSAGISRMASERHYGLALALGGGEVTMEELAVLYGALANRGRLAPLRYLAHEPLRTAPRVLSEESSFMTLEMLKNTPRPDDLAAPRHSTMPVGWKTGTSWGFRDAWTAGVLGSYVLVVWLGNFDGQGNPAFVGIQAAAPLFFRLVDALAANKRLVEPAYRQPPRLARVEVCGASGDLPNAECPQIASAWYIPGVSPIRVSQIHRRVWIDTRTGYQVCPPYDPRYTRSEVFEFWPTDLQLLFAQAGMPRRRPPPGAACRRDAAGGTPPRITSPVTAVTYAVPVDRIGKQPIPLAADADGEVQRLHWFVDDSYVGTGSPGVALPWRPARAGRYLVRAVDDQGRADSRELSLALVR
- a CDS encoding DNA-3-methyladenine glycosylase, producing the protein MPPAARKLPRDFYARDTLKVARELLGMHLVHVGPAGRQVGRIVETEAYQGPLDLAAHSSRGRTARTDVMFGPPGHAYVYLIYGFWNCLNVVAAAEGTPHAILLRALEPVEGTTGTTHGPGLLCRALHIDRSLNRTDLLGRTLWIERPADYRMPRVSRSPRIGVNYAGAWARKPWRFFDRDSPYVSTVTAAARRKALARAAP
- a CDS encoding YgiQ family radical SAM protein; translated protein: MLAAQNLFSYRKYWPARFGPAPFLPISRLEMDALGWDSCDIIIVTGDAYVDHPSFGMAIIGRVLEAQGFRVGIIAQPNWHSTADFERLGKPNLYFGVTAGNMDSMVNRYTSDRRVRSDDAYTPDGQGGRRPDRSVIVYSQRVREAYADTPIVIGGIEASLRRIAHFDYWSETLRRSLLLDSKADLLVYGNGERQIVEIAHRLAKGESIDTITDLRGTAFARRTLPEGWTEIDSTSIDEPGRLSPPIDPYAVKRDTAAGTPAPATKVAHLHRQIPGPARKESYIRIPSFEAVRNDAVLYAHASRILHMEANPGNARALVQRHGNIDVWLNPPPIPLTSKEMDAIYDLPYQRVPHPSYGQRKIPAYEMIRFSVTIQRGCFGGCTFCSITEHEGRIIQSRSEDSIVREIESMRDTMPGFTGVISDLGGPTANMYRLACKSREIESACRRPSCVYPRVCPNMSTDHTALIKLYRKARSLPGIKKVLISSGVRYDLAVESPQYVKELVQHHVGGYLKIAPEAISEGPLSKMMKPGIGTYFRFKELFDQYSKEAGKEQYLIPYFIAAHPGTTDEDMLELALWLKQNSYRIDQVQAFLPSPMATATAMWYSGKNPLRKVTRTSETVPIPRGLKIRRLHKAFLRWHDANNWPMLREALKRMGRTDLIGSGKRHLIPAWQPAGTGEAHEGRRMPTHTGSARLQPARTQHTGLQGVSPSAANTEKATPASATARRGPVRRRYGKRRP
- a CDS encoding M28 family peptidase, with protein sequence MYTELRRPRLLSALAILAISLGACKRHEPAPVPGPQAVAVSAQASTAAGQISVDDLRDWIVTLSSDAFEGRGPATPADVKTREYLVKQLQQIGFSAGGKDGGWQQRFDVVGVTTQMPKQWIFHKDGGSLSFKWWDQYIAGSGVQAGKGAIQDAEVVFVGYGIQAPEYDWDDFKGQDLTGKVLLMLNNDPDWDPTLFAGDTRLYYGRWVYKYESAARQGAAGAIIIHTTPSAGYPFQVVQTSWTGEQVELPDEGGPRIQVQGWLTEEASRELVKFGGWDLEQLIQAAKSKDFMPVSLGVKTSLEFTNTLNRSTTANVYGVLEGSDPKLKEEYVIYTAHHDHLGIGAPDANGDRIYNGALDNASGVAQLLAIGKSFAALPEPPRRSVMLLFVAAEEQGLLGSRYYAEHPTVEPGRMAANINFDGGNIWGHARDVIYVGKGKSTLDDYVEAVARFQDRVVTPDQFPDRGFFYRSDQFNFARIGVPALYLDAGTDIIGKPDGWGKEQHERYEREHYHQPSDEIDDSWNFDGMIEDAQLGFYVGLNVANADEMPAWVPGDEFEAARKAALRRLPIHR